One genomic segment of Paenibacillus sp. FSL H8-0332 includes these proteins:
- the xseB gene encoding exodeoxyribonuclease VII small subunit: MVKEAELDFEGAMERLEGIVRELEHGDVPLEKAIDLFQQGMKLSQLCGSKLEQVERKIEMITVEDGELRKKPFGSRLEGDNDESF, translated from the coding sequence ATGGTGAAGGAAGCTGAACTGGATTTTGAAGGAGCCATGGAGCGCCTGGAGGGTATCGTGCGTGAGCTTGAACACGGTGACGTTCCCCTGGAGAAGGCGATTGATTTATTCCAGCAGGGAATGAAGCTCTCGCAGCTATGCGGCAGCAAGCTGGAGCAGGTGGAGCGCAAGATTGAGATGATTACTGTAGAGGATGGCGAACTGCGCAAGAAGCCGTTCGGCAGCCGGCTTGAAGGCGATAACGATGAGTCATTCTGA
- the xseA gene encoding exodeoxyribonuclease VII large subunit, with the protein MAAERQIYSIKELNKYIRMKLDSDALLSDVWIRGEISNFTHHGSGHMYFTLKDESSRIKAIMFASHNSRLPFVPKEGTKVLARGNVTVYERDGQYQFYATHMQPDGIGSLYLAYEQLKSKLEKEGLFAAERKRPLPQFPRCIGVVTSPTGAAVRDIIITLQRRYPQVAIVLYPVLVQGKGAGPSIVQAIQNLNAMGEADVLIVGRGGGSLEELWAFNEEGVARAIAASRIPVISAVGHETDFTIADFAADLRAATPTAAAELAVPSAAELAGQLRMTRQRLRQGLLRRSQRGGERLAALQRSLALAGPRRQLAQHAQRLDMLRAALLRAAEARHSRAQGRSALLHQSLQRFHPLSSVSAARRRTDGLTRELTAAMQARLADKRARFGAELRHLDALSPLKVMSRGYSLVYDEKEQHLIKSLKEVELGDVVNIKLNDGQLNCHVWGMKEDGKANGEGS; encoded by the coding sequence ATGGCAGCAGAGCGGCAGATTTACTCCATTAAGGAGCTTAACAAATATATCCGCATGAAGCTGGATTCGGATGCGCTGCTGTCCGATGTATGGATTCGCGGTGAAATCTCGAATTTCACCCATCACGGAAGCGGGCATATGTACTTCACGCTGAAGGATGAGAGCAGCCGGATCAAAGCCATCATGTTCGCTTCGCATAACTCACGGCTGCCGTTCGTGCCGAAGGAAGGCACGAAGGTACTTGCCAGGGGAAATGTGACCGTATATGAACGGGACGGGCAATACCAGTTCTATGCGACACATATGCAGCCTGACGGAATCGGAAGCCTGTATCTGGCTTACGAGCAGCTGAAGAGCAAGCTGGAAAAGGAGGGCCTGTTCGCAGCGGAGCGCAAGCGTCCGCTGCCGCAATTCCCGCGCTGCATCGGGGTTGTGACCTCCCCAACAGGAGCGGCGGTGAGGGACATCATCATCACCCTGCAGCGGCGCTATCCTCAGGTGGCGATTGTTCTCTACCCTGTACTTGTACAAGGTAAGGGGGCTGGCCCGTCCATTGTACAGGCCATCCAGAACCTGAACGCCATGGGCGAAGCCGATGTACTGATTGTCGGGCGCGGCGGCGGCTCCCTGGAGGAGCTGTGGGCCTTCAATGAAGAGGGCGTCGCCCGGGCGATTGCGGCCTCCAGGATTCCGGTCATCTCGGCTGTGGGCCACGAGACCGACTTCACGATCGCCGATTTCGCCGCCGATCTCCGGGCGGCCACCCCTACGGCAGCGGCGGAGCTCGCTGTGCCGAGCGCAGCCGAGCTGGCCGGGCAGCTGCGCATGACCCGGCAGCGGCTGCGCCAAGGGCTGCTGCGCCGCTCGCAGCGCGGCGGCGAACGCCTCGCTGCACTGCAGCGCTCGCTGGCGCTGGCCGGCCCCCGCCGGCAGCTGGCTCAGCACGCGCAGCGGCTGGACATGCTGCGCGCGGCCCTGCTCCGCGCAGCAGAGGCAAGGCACAGCCGCGCGCAGGGGCGCAGCGCGCTGCTGCACCAGAGCCTGCAGCGCTTCCATCCGCTTAGCAGCGTCAGCGCTGCCCGCCGGCGCACGGATGGCCTCACCCGTGAGCTGACGGCGGCCATGCAGGCGCGTCTTGCAGATAAGCGCGCGCGGTTCGGGGCTGAGCTGCGCCATCTGGATGCGCTCAGTCCGCTTAAGGTCATGTCACGGGGCTACAGCCTTGTGTATGACGAGAAGGAACAGCATTTAATCAAATCGCTGAAGGAAGTAGAGCTTGGCGATGTGGTCAACATAAAGCTTAATGACGGACAACTAAACTGCCACGTATGGGGAATGAAGGAGGATGGCAAAGCGAATGGTGAAGGAAGCTGA
- the folD gene encoding bifunctional methylenetetrahydrofolate dehydrogenase/methenyltetrahydrofolate cyclohydrolase FolD, whose product MTAAIISGKQVSDDIRIGIARKVADLAERGVKPGLAVVLVGEDPASQVYVRNKEKSCIELGFHSEVHRLDAATTQQELLALVADLNGRGDIDGILVQLPLPKHIEEKAVIDAISVEKDVDGFHPVNVGNLVIGDDSLLPCTPAGVIELIKRTGTDISGKHAVVIGRSNIVGKPVSLLLQRENATVTMCHSRTANMAELSRQADILVVAIGRANFIDASFVKPGAIVIDVGMNRLDTGKLAGDVDYESAREVAGFITPVPGGVGPMTITMLMSNTLIAATRRRGLK is encoded by the coding sequence ATGACAGCAGCGATTATCAGCGGTAAACAGGTATCGGACGACATTCGGATCGGGATTGCCCGGAAGGTTGCAGACTTAGCAGAGCGCGGCGTGAAGCCGGGTCTAGCTGTCGTTCTGGTCGGTGAAGATCCGGCTTCCCAGGTCTATGTGCGCAACAAGGAGAAGTCCTGTATAGAGCTGGGCTTCCATTCCGAGGTGCACCGGCTGGATGCCGCTACTACCCAGCAGGAACTGCTGGCACTGGTGGCAGACCTGAACGGCCGGGGCGATATTGACGGCATACTCGTTCAGCTGCCGCTTCCGAAGCATATTGAAGAGAAGGCTGTGATTGATGCTATCTCGGTAGAGAAGGATGTGGATGGCTTCCACCCGGTCAATGTGGGGAATCTTGTCATCGGGGACGACAGTCTGCTTCCCTGCACGCCTGCCGGGGTGATTGAACTGATCAAGCGGACTGGTACGGACATCTCCGGCAAGCATGCTGTAGTGATCGGGCGCAGCAACATTGTGGGCAAGCCCGTATCCCTGCTGCTGCAGCGTGAGAACGCCACTGTAACCATGTGTCACTCGCGCACAGCGAATATGGCTGAGCTTAGCCGTCAGGCCGATATTCTGGTGGTAGCGATCGGCCGTGCCAACTTCATTGATGCCTCGTTCGTGAAGCCAGGCGCAATTGTGATTGATGTCGGCATGAACCGTCTGGATACCGGCAAGCTTGCCGGGGATGTTGATTATGAGAGTGCCCGGGAAGTTGCCGGGTTCATTACGCCGGTGCCGGGCGGAGTGGGACCGATGACCATCACCATGCTGATGAGCAACACGCTGATCGCGGCCACACGCCGCCGCGGCCTGAAGTAG